Proteins found in one Massilia sp. H6 genomic segment:
- a CDS encoding PaaI family thioesterase, whose product MNPKYTPESFNEFGKSFLPGHLGIRITEVAPGRVCAELPVTPQLLAPNGYLHAGSVVTLADTAAGYACIANLPEGAHSFTTIELKSNHLGTARAGTIAVVATSVHLGRTTQVWDAVVTDQASSKTIALFRCTQMILYPK is encoded by the coding sequence GTGAACCCGAAATACACCCCAGAATCCTTTAACGAGTTCGGCAAATCCTTCTTGCCGGGCCATCTCGGCATCCGCATTACCGAAGTCGCCCCGGGCCGCGTCTGCGCCGAACTGCCGGTCACGCCGCAGCTGCTGGCCCCGAACGGCTACCTGCATGCCGGCAGCGTGGTCACGTTGGCCGATACCGCGGCCGGCTATGCCTGCATCGCCAACCTGCCGGAAGGCGCACACAGCTTCACCACCATTGAATTGAAATCGAACCATCTGGGCACCGCGCGCGCGGGCACGATCGCCGTGGTGGCAACCAGCGTGCACCTGGGCCGCACCACGCAGGTGTGGGATGCGGTCGTCACTGACCAGGCGAGCTCGAAGACGATCGCGCTGTTTCGCTGCACCCAGATGATCCTCTACCCGAAGTAA
- a CDS encoding helicase-related protein, giving the protein MPSFRDELPGPDPDDAVLELDALLTARNIELVKMEGRVFLRFSGEVSYEGLRVPYTLVPAQGVLAKPSKWRKLDPGARRDLIAARTTDSALAELQFEAEEFVRDIAEQADEAGFDPRVFLGALSEQETSEPAGYVFDRIRQRLSHAVEREQEERHAARTKESINLAEYPASFDVASRMQRKFIALLGPTNSGKTHRAMEALAKAASGVYLAPLRLLALENYERLQAARPHGKPIKVSLVTGEERRLADGATHVASTVEMLNIQEPVEVAVIDEIQMLADRDRGAAWTAAVCGAPAATVFLVGAPEARRAIEALAERLEVPLEVHVLKRMAPLAMEPGPVRKLGNLRRGDAVIAFSRREVLMWRDMITEKGLSVATVYGNLSPEVRRAQAERFREGQADIVVGTDALAMGLNMPIARIVMTTAVKYNGVEEEEISAALARQIAGRAGRYGVHEEGFVAGYDDETHSVMRSLMKEKIPPLAANGFAVAPSLEQLHRISSVTGETSLVKLLRRFVHNIDVPDGFFYPRITEEQNARAEWLDTLPLSVADKFMLSLVPISSRVPTLQSAWEHWALSLAKKKVFKLAPPTQDLFYMNLQQVEDTCRLYSAYAWLGYREPEFFPSIDLAQQLARQASERVDALLQQQNTAARQKGGGPRQGKRRR; this is encoded by the coding sequence ATGCCATCTTTCCGTGACGAGCTGCCCGGACCTGACCCTGACGACGCGGTGCTCGAACTGGATGCACTGCTCACTGCGCGCAATATCGAACTGGTCAAGATGGAAGGACGGGTATTCCTGCGCTTTTCCGGAGAGGTCAGCTACGAAGGGCTGCGCGTGCCCTATACCCTGGTGCCGGCCCAGGGCGTGCTGGCCAAGCCGAGCAAATGGCGCAAGCTCGATCCTGGCGCGCGCCGTGACCTGATTGCCGCACGCACCACCGACTCGGCCCTGGCTGAGCTGCAGTTCGAGGCGGAAGAATTTGTTCGCGACATTGCCGAACAAGCCGACGAGGCCGGGTTCGATCCCCGGGTCTTCCTTGGTGCCCTGAGCGAGCAGGAGACCTCGGAGCCTGCCGGCTACGTGTTCGACCGTATCCGGCAGCGCCTGTCCCACGCGGTCGAGCGCGAGCAAGAAGAACGCCACGCCGCGCGCACCAAGGAAAGCATCAACCTGGCCGAGTACCCCGCGTCTTTCGATGTGGCCAGCCGCATGCAGCGCAAGTTCATTGCCCTGCTCGGCCCGACCAACTCGGGCAAGACCCACCGTGCGATGGAGGCGCTGGCCAAGGCCGCCAGCGGCGTATATCTGGCGCCGCTGCGCCTGCTGGCGCTGGAAAACTACGAGCGCCTGCAAGCTGCCCGCCCGCACGGCAAGCCGATCAAGGTGAGCCTGGTCACCGGCGAGGAACGGCGCCTGGCCGACGGCGCGACCCACGTCGCCAGCACCGTCGAGATGTTGAATATCCAGGAGCCGGTCGAAGTGGCAGTGATCGACGAGATCCAGATGCTGGCCGACCGCGACCGCGGGGCCGCCTGGACCGCCGCCGTGTGCGGCGCGCCGGCAGCGACCGTGTTCCTGGTTGGCGCTCCGGAAGCGCGGCGCGCGATCGAAGCGCTGGCCGAGCGGCTCGAGGTACCGCTGGAGGTACACGTGCTCAAACGCATGGCGCCGCTCGCGATGGAGCCGGGGCCGGTGCGCAAGCTGGGCAACCTGCGGCGCGGCGATGCGGTGATTGCCTTTTCGCGGCGCGAGGTCCTGATGTGGCGCGACATGATCACCGAGAAGGGCCTGTCGGTGGCCACCGTATACGGCAACCTGTCGCCGGAAGTGCGGCGCGCGCAGGCCGAGCGCTTCCGCGAAGGCCAGGCCGACATCGTGGTCGGCACCGACGCGCTGGCAATGGGCCTGAACATGCCGATCGCCCGCATCGTCATGACCACGGCGGTGAAGTACAACGGCGTCGAGGAAGAAGAAATCTCGGCGGCCCTGGCCAGGCAGATCGCCGGCCGGGCAGGGCGCTACGGCGTGCACGAAGAAGGTTTCGTGGCCGGCTACGACGACGAGACGCACTCGGTCATGCGCTCGCTGATGAAAGAGAAAATCCCGCCGCTGGCGGCTAATGGATTCGCGGTCGCGCCGTCGCTGGAACAGCTGCACCGCATCTCGTCGGTGACTGGCGAGACCTCGCTGGTCAAACTGCTGCGCCGCTTCGTGCACAACATCGACGTGCCGGACGGCTTCTTCTATCCGCGCATCACCGAAGAGCAGAACGCGCGCGCCGAATGGCTCGATACGCTGCCCCTGAGCGTGGCCGACAAGTTCATGCTCTCGCTGGTACCGATCTCCAGCCGGGTGCCGACCCTGCAAAGCGCCTGGGAACACTGGGCGCTGTCGCTGGCGAAAAAGAAGGTCTTCAAGCTGGCCCCGCCCACGCAAGACCTGTTCTACATGAACCTGCAACAGGTCGAGGACACCTGCCGCCTGTATTCGGCCTATGCCTGGCTGGGCTATCGCGAACCCGAATTCTTCCCGAGCATCGATCTGGCGCAGCAACTGGCGCGCCAGGCATCGGAACGGGTGGATGCGCTGCTGCAGCAGCAAAATACGGCAGCAAGGCAGAAGGGCGGGGGACCCAGGCAGGGCAAGCGCAGGCGCTAG
- a CDS encoding PAS domain-containing sensor histidine kinase, whose translation MKNNRIGLILVVSSLAIIALVVALLLQRQQAAQADQVRIQGLGMVRSLAALPAAMLVPGDGPGVLDSVLAHRDNPDFAYAAVSTDEGRNLAEFASPGALIPAAVSLALTGFDERRIDASARQRAIREFRGPVANAENRLQVRIGYFEPDTSLNMKDVSFYAIIALAMFLLVPLIYFVIKREMAPLTALSEQLRAIVPSQALAPVTVNADQDVRGLVQKLNGYIDQAGSRIRALEQDSMASMASSRLLEYGSNKMQSVLHCLPDGLLVLDPAGEVTFANGKIEPLLGVPVPDVLSQPVDVWCRDPDLRAMLARYRGTGADTRSQATIEFSPLGVPGKRLWGTAQALVGHSMAYGTLVVLRDATREHLARQAGNDFVAHVAHELKSPLNVIGMYGEMLGDAGATDPEIRVEAVNVIQDEVERMSSLVNNLLNVSKLETGSMRPERHRVRLDDLLNDAWTQAMSRASSKGIKLDLQVPREISAVSIDKDLFRIALNNLLNNAIKYNRPGGSVVLSAEEGDSDVVLSVRDSGIGMSPEDRQRVTEKFYRARETSADHAGGHGLGLYLANQIIELHHARLTIDSELGQGSVFSIHLKKMPALVAGAQVL comes from the coding sequence ATGAAGAACAACCGGATCGGCCTGATTCTTGTCGTCTCGTCACTGGCGATCATCGCGCTGGTGGTGGCCCTGCTGCTGCAGCGCCAGCAGGCGGCGCAGGCCGACCAGGTCCGGATCCAGGGCCTGGGCATGGTGCGTTCGCTGGCTGCGCTGCCGGCCGCGATGCTGGTGCCAGGCGACGGCCCGGGCGTGCTCGATTCCGTGCTGGCCCACCGCGACAATCCCGATTTCGCCTACGCGGCGGTCAGCACTGACGAGGGCCGCAACCTGGCCGAATTTGCCAGCCCGGGCGCGCTGATTCCGGCTGCCGTGTCGCTGGCGCTGACGGGCTTTGACGAGCGCCGCATCGATGCCAGCGCCCGCCAGCGCGCGATCCGGGAGTTCCGCGGGCCGGTGGCCAATGCCGAAAACAGGCTGCAGGTCAGGATCGGCTACTTCGAGCCGGACACTTCGCTGAACATGAAGGATGTCTCCTTTTACGCCATCATCGCCCTGGCGATGTTTCTCTTGGTGCCGCTGATTTACTTTGTCATCAAGCGCGAGATGGCGCCATTGACCGCCCTGAGCGAACAGCTGCGCGCCATCGTGCCCAGCCAGGCGCTGGCGCCGGTTACTGTCAATGCCGACCAGGACGTGCGCGGCCTGGTCCAGAAGCTCAATGGTTACATCGACCAGGCCGGTTCGCGGATCCGGGCCCTGGAACAGGACAGCATGGCCAGCATGGCCAGCAGCCGCCTGCTTGAATATGGCAGCAACAAGATGCAGTCGGTGTTGCATTGCCTGCCCGATGGCCTGCTGGTGCTGGACCCGGCCGGCGAAGTCACTTTCGCCAATGGCAAGATCGAACCGCTGCTGGGCGTGCCCGTTCCCGACGTGCTGTCGCAGCCGGTCGATGTCTGGTGCCGCGATCCGGACCTGCGCGCCATGCTCGCGCGCTACCGCGGCACCGGGGCCGATACCCGCAGCCAGGCGACGATCGAATTCAGCCCGCTCGGGGTGCCTGGCAAGCGCCTGTGGGGAACGGCCCAGGCGCTGGTCGGCCATTCGATGGCCTACGGCACGCTGGTGGTCTTGCGGGACGCCACCCGCGAACACCTGGCGCGCCAGGCAGGCAACGATTTCGTCGCGCACGTGGCACACGAACTGAAGTCGCCGCTGAACGTGATCGGCATGTACGGCGAAATGCTGGGCGACGCCGGCGCCACCGACCCGGAAATCCGGGTCGAAGCGGTCAATGTGATCCAGGACGAGGTCGAGCGCATGAGCTCACTGGTAAACAACCTGCTCAATGTCAGCAAGCTCGAAACGGGCAGCATGCGTCCCGAGCGCCACCGTGTCAGGCTCGACGACCTGCTCAACGACGCCTGGACCCAGGCCATGTCGCGCGCCAGCAGCAAGGGCATCAAGCTCGACTTGCAGGTGCCACGCGAGATCAGCGCGGTATCGATCGACAAGGACCTGTTCCGCATCGCCCTGAACAACCTGCTCAACAACGCCATCAAATACAACCGTCCCGGCGGTAGCGTCGTACTGTCGGCCGAAGAAGGCGATAGCGATGTCGTGCTGTCGGTGCGCGACAGCGGCATCGGCATGTCGCCCGAAGACCGCCAGCGCGTGACCGAGAAGTTCTACCGCGCCCGCGAGACCAGCGCCGACCACGCCGGCGGGCACGGCCTGGGCCTGTACCTGGCCAACCAGATCATTGAACTGCACCACGCGCGCCTGACCATCGACAGCGAACTGGGACAGGGCAGTGTGTTCTCGATCCACCTGAAAAAGATGCCGGCACTCGTTGCTGGTGCCCAAGTATTATGA
- a CDS encoding response regulator translates to MNKHILLVDDEPHVTRVLRMTLEREGYLVTCASDGGEALEKMAARRPDVMVSDIQMAGMDGRELCRTTRARYPDESFLIMVMTSMTAASEREWVRELANIEFLEKPLSPRQLVARLAAHFTQ, encoded by the coding sequence ATGAACAAACACATTTTGCTGGTCGACGACGAGCCCCACGTGACCCGCGTACTGCGCATGACGCTCGAGCGCGAAGGCTATCTGGTCACTTGTGCCTCGGACGGGGGCGAAGCGCTCGAGAAGATGGCCGCACGGCGTCCCGACGTCATGGTGAGCGACATCCAGATGGCCGGCATGGATGGACGCGAGCTGTGCCGTACGACGCGCGCGCGCTACCCCGACGAATCCTTCCTGATCATGGTCATGACTTCCATGACCGCCGCGAGCGAGCGGGAATGGGTGCGCGAACTGGCCAATATCGAATTCCTTGAAAAACCCCTGAGCCCGCGCCAGCTGGTAGCGCGCCTGGCGGCTCACTTTACGCAGTAA
- a CDS encoding HD domain-containing phosphohydrolase, giving the protein MQADLTSDIEFARYARWLRRTTGSDHDFAVCNRAGAVIWAAVPENGIADWLAGLQAAGFGWPCVGEGMQRHDDEADALLYQPIQIKGSTAGYLAVRTAASAQPPTAWDALAETLEDVAAGIADECRLKKELDQMALELSERYEELHLVYAIDRQVQQLDPGADLFQRLLKSWAEQMDADVAAFVKPGENLCVHATNLSAPIHNLDLVLVEMRGDLYRFAHSSRAPIVINEVDDPRRAYIFTDLPYKLLCCPVVHERSVVAILVLANHLAKPDFSNSDRKLGELLANQLSGLSRMYGMLAETQKFNEQMADALIEAVEAKDPYTRGHSERVHHISMQIGAAMNLGTRETEDLFWGSLLHDVGKIGIPDAVLCKPGRLTRDEYTFIMVHPERSYEILRHIERLKGAVPGARHHQEKFDGTGYPHALKGADIPLNARIIAVADTYDSITSSRAYRAGRSHEVAMAEIVRVAGSQLDPAIVRVLEEVCALEPEWIARFNIQRDPVAAVA; this is encoded by the coding sequence ATGCAAGCTGACCTCACGAGCGACATCGAATTTGCGCGGTATGCGCGCTGGCTGCGCCGCACCACGGGCAGCGACCACGATTTTGCGGTATGTAACCGCGCCGGTGCCGTCATCTGGGCCGCCGTGCCGGAAAACGGCATTGCCGACTGGCTGGCCGGGTTGCAGGCCGCCGGCTTCGGCTGGCCTTGCGTGGGCGAAGGCATGCAGCGCCACGATGACGAGGCCGATGCGCTGCTGTACCAGCCAATCCAGATCAAGGGGAGCACGGCCGGCTACCTGGCCGTGCGTACCGCCGCCAGCGCGCAGCCGCCGACGGCCTGGGATGCGCTGGCCGAAACGCTCGAGGACGTCGCCGCCGGCATCGCCGACGAATGCCGCCTCAAGAAAGAGCTCGACCAAATGGCGCTGGAGCTGTCCGAGCGCTACGAGGAATTGCACCTGGTGTATGCGATCGACCGTCAGGTGCAGCAGCTCGATCCCGGCGCGGACCTGTTCCAGCGCCTGCTCAAAAGCTGGGCCGAGCAAATGGATGCCGACGTTGCCGCTTTCGTCAAGCCGGGCGAGAACCTGTGCGTGCATGCGACCAACCTGTCGGCACCGATCCATAACCTGGATCTGGTGCTGGTCGAGATGCGGGGCGACCTGTACCGTTTTGCGCATTCGTCGCGCGCGCCGATCGTGATCAACGAGGTCGACGACCCGCGCCGCGCCTACATCTTTACCGACCTGCCCTACAAGCTGCTGTGCTGCCCGGTCGTGCACGAGCGCAGCGTGGTGGCGATCCTGGTGCTGGCCAATCACCTGGCCAAACCCGATTTCTCCAACAGCGACCGCAAGCTTGGCGAATTGCTGGCCAACCAGCTCTCGGGCCTGTCGCGCATGTACGGCATGCTGGCCGAAACCCAGAAGTTCAACGAACAGATGGCCGATGCCCTGATCGAGGCGGTCGAAGCCAAGGACCCATACACCCGCGGCCACTCCGAGCGGGTACACCATATCTCGATGCAGATCGGCGCAGCCATGAACCTGGGCACGCGCGAGACCGAAGACCTGTTCTGGGGTTCGCTCCTGCATGACGTGGGCAAGATCGGCATTCCCGATGCGGTGCTGTGCAAGCCCGGACGCCTGACGCGCGACGAGTACACCTTCATTATGGTGCATCCGGAACGCAGCTACGAGATCCTGCGCCACATCGAACGCCTCAAGGGCGCGGTACCGGGCGCCCGCCACCACCAGGAAAAATTCGACGGCACCGGCTATCCGCATGCGCTCAAGGGCGCCGATATTCCACTCAATGCGCGCATCATCGCGGTGGCCGATACCTACGACTCGATCACCAGTTCGCGCGCCTACCGCGCCGGTCGCAGCCACGAAGTGGCGATGGCCGAGATCGTACGCGTGGCGGGCAGTCAGCTCGATCCGGCCATCGTGCGCGTACTCGAAGAAGTCTGCGCGCTGGAGCCGGAATGGATTGCGCGCTTTAACATCCAGCGTGATCCGGTCGCCGCAGTCGCGTAA
- a CDS encoding ATPase, T2SS/T4P/T4SS family — MSNAVTRSRIGSMTYLAPTMALVAADAIETLETALAECIAQHQVTIVLDLGKVPLLSGRALELMMRSSARLGALGGWLKLAYPNPLLLDVLTVTGVADQVALYDAPPTPPKPALAPGQSKLGDILIARGLVTAAQVTEAARLQDQTGKRMGFIMVEKKWLSETALFQTLAEQLDLPFVSLRAGLYDPTAVSLLERDVARRLNVIPLFMVDNTLTVATGEPQAVHVIDEIRARTGCRVRVAMAAPEAIKRVREDAYGGTMPSFIHSEANDLELVENQIPDDYTQIDEMAGASPVINMVNAVIQRAIHDNASDIHIEVSRNKARIRLRIDGILYEIMTPAVETHPAIVSRLKVMAHLDIAERRLPQDGRIQVMTQGRTIDLRFSSLPGIYGEKVVLRVLDKNQSILDVDKLGMNTGAVESFKRLLGRSHGLILVTGPTGSGKTTSLYAAINYLKSIEKNIVTIEDPVEYQLDIINQNQVNDAVGLSFPKILKHVLRQDPDIIMVGEVRDRQTAEIAVQAALTGHLVLTTLHTNDTLGAVARLVEMGVEPYLLSSALIGVMAQRLVRRVCPGCKTGYLVPPEAARAYGWKGEGNLKLLKGRGCPSCYDSGYKGRLGIYELLEIGSDLQRMIVSNASKDEMARQVASLGHRDLYIDGMARAFAGDTTPEEIARVVHSQ, encoded by the coding sequence ATGAGTAACGCCGTCACCCGCAGCCGTATCGGCTCCATGACCTACCTGGCGCCCACCATGGCGCTGGTGGCGGCCGACGCCATCGAGACGCTGGAGACGGCGCTGGCCGAGTGCATCGCCCAGCACCAGGTCACGATCGTGCTCGACCTTGGCAAGGTGCCACTGCTGTCGGGGCGTGCGCTCGAACTGATGATGCGCAGCAGCGCGCGCCTGGGCGCGCTGGGCGGCTGGCTCAAGCTGGCCTATCCCAATCCGCTGCTGCTCGATGTGCTGACAGTAACCGGGGTGGCGGACCAGGTCGCGCTGTATGACGCGCCGCCCACGCCACCCAAGCCCGCGCTGGCGCCCGGCCAGTCCAAGCTGGGCGACATCCTGATCGCGCGTGGCCTGGTCACCGCGGCCCAGGTAACCGAAGCGGCGCGCCTGCAAGACCAGACCGGCAAGCGCATGGGCTTCATCATGGTCGAAAAGAAGTGGCTGTCGGAGACGGCGCTGTTCCAGACGCTGGCCGAGCAGCTCGACCTGCCCTTTGTCAGCCTGCGCGCCGGCCTGTACGATCCTACCGCCGTCAGCCTGCTCGAGCGCGACGTGGCGCGGCGCCTGAACGTGATTCCGCTGTTCATGGTCGACAATACGCTGACGGTCGCCACCGGCGAGCCGCAGGCAGTGCATGTCATCGATGAAATCCGCGCCCGTACCGGCTGCCGCGTGCGCGTGGCCATGGCCGCGCCCGAAGCGATCAAGCGGGTACGCGAGGACGCCTATGGCGGCACGATGCCATCGTTCATCCATAGCGAAGCCAATGATCTGGAACTGGTCGAGAACCAGATTCCGGACGACTATACCCAGATCGATGAAATGGCCGGCGCCAGCCCGGTCATCAACATGGTCAACGCCGTGATCCAGCGCGCGATCCATGACAACGCCAGCGATATCCACATCGAGGTCTCGCGCAACAAGGCGCGCATCCGCCTGCGCATCGATGGCATCCTGTACGAAATCATGACGCCCGCCGTTGAAACCCATCCGGCGATCGTGTCGCGCCTGAAGGTCATGGCCCACCTCGACATTGCCGAGCGCCGCCTGCCCCAGGATGGCCGCATCCAGGTCATGACCCAGGGCCGCACGATCGACCTGCGTTTTTCCTCGCTGCCGGGCATCTATGGCGAAAAGGTCGTGCTGCGCGTGCTCGACAAGAACCAGTCGATTCTCGATGTCGACAAACTCGGGATGAACACCGGAGCGGTCGAGAGCTTCAAGCGCCTGCTTGGGCGCAGCCACGGCCTGATCCTGGTCACCGGCCCAACCGGTAGCGGCAAGACCACCAGCCTGTATGCGGCGATTAACTACCTCAAGAGCATCGAGAAGAACATCGTCACCATCGAGGATCCGGTCGAATACCAGCTCGACATCATCAACCAGAACCAGGTGAACGACGCGGTCGGCCTGAGCTTTCCCAAGATCCTGAAACACGTGTTGCGCCAGGATCCGGACATCATCATGGTCGGCGAAGTACGCGATCGCCAGACCGCGGAAATCGCGGTGCAGGCCGCGCTGACCGGCCACCTGGTGCTGACCACGCTGCACACCAACGACACGCTCGGTGCGGTCGCGCGCCTGGTCGAGATGGGGGTCGAGCCCTACCTGCTGTCATCGGCCCTGATCGGCGTGATGGCCCAGCGCCTGGTGCGCCGCGTCTGCCCCGGATGCAAGACCGGCTACCTGGTCCCGCCCGAAGCCGCCCGTGCCTATGGCTGGAAGGGTGAAGGCAACCTCAAGCTGCTCAAGGGCCGCGGTTGCCCATCCTGCTACGACTCCGGCTACAAGGGGCGCCTGGGAATCTACGAGCTGCTTGAAATCGGTTCGGACCTGCAGCGCATGATCGTCAGCAATGCCAGCAAGGACGAGATGGCGCGCCAGGTTGCCAGTCTCGGCCACCGCGACCTGTATATCGACGGCATGGCGCGCGCCTTCGCCGGCGATACGACGCCCGAGGAAATCGCGCGTGTGGTGCACTCGCAGTAA
- a CDS encoding type II secretion system F family protein → MALEWDEVPAAGAAKKAAAPAFSLQWRSSQARIGGADRVQFTERLALLLETGVALHDALSTLRQQTDKARLAQIIGQMADDIVSGLRFSDALARHPELFPSTYVNLVGASEAGGFLPQVLEQLVDMDEKEQRLRSTIVSSLSYPGFLVVFSVLVVVFILVVVFPKFSVMFGAIYDQLPVTTRFFIWASDLLVKHGMVLGIGVLALAGAGMVALRQPAMRERLDALKLRIPGVKGIFIKIYLTRLLRVMGISLERGVTILATLSACRNVIPNAEFQRFIATLEVQVTEGRGIAAGFRDSHLIPASVKQMIETGEETGALGRVMGRVADFYERDLTRQLSQLAKLAEPVMLLVMGVLVGTIVTSIILPIFKMSRAVH, encoded by the coding sequence ATGGCGCTTGAATGGGATGAGGTACCGGCCGCCGGCGCCGCGAAAAAAGCGGCAGCGCCCGCATTTTCGCTGCAATGGCGCAGCAGCCAGGCGCGCATCGGTGGCGCCGACCGGGTCCAGTTTACCGAACGCCTGGCCCTGCTGCTGGAAACGGGTGTGGCCCTGCACGACGCACTGAGCACGCTGCGCCAGCAAACCGACAAGGCGCGCCTGGCGCAGATCATTGGACAGATGGCCGACGATATCGTCTCCGGCCTGCGCTTTTCTGACGCCCTGGCACGCCACCCCGAGTTGTTCCCGTCTACCTATGTGAATCTGGTGGGCGCCAGCGAAGCCGGCGGATTCCTGCCGCAGGTGCTGGAACAGCTTGTCGACATGGATGAAAAAGAACAACGCCTGCGCAGCACGATCGTCTCGTCGCTGTCCTATCCCGGCTTTTTAGTAGTCTTTTCGGTACTGGTGGTGGTATTCATCCTGGTGGTGGTATTTCCGAAGTTCTCGGTCATGTTTGGTGCGATCTACGACCAGTTGCCGGTAACTACGCGTTTTTTCATCTGGGCCAGCGACTTGCTGGTCAAGCACGGGATGGTGCTCGGCATTGGTGTGCTGGCCCTGGCCGGCGCTGGCATGGTGGCATTGCGCCAGCCCGCCATGCGCGAACGGCTCGATGCCCTGAAACTGCGCATCCCCGGCGTCAAGGGCATTTTTATCAAGATTTACCTGACCCGCCTGCTACGCGTGATGGGCATCTCGCTCGAGCGCGGCGTGACCATCCTGGCCACCCTCAGCGCTTGCCGCAACGTCATTCCCAATGCCGAGTTCCAGCGCTTTATCGCCACGCTCGAAGTTCAGGTGACCGAGGGACGCGGCATCGCGGCGGGTTTTCGCGACAGCCACTTGATTCCGGCCAGCGTCAAGCAGATGATCGAAACCGGTGAAGAAACCGGCGCATTGGGGCGGGTCATGGGCCGGGTTGCCGATTTTTACGAGCGCGACCTTACCCGCCAGCTGAGCCAACTCGCCAAGCTGGCCGAGCCAGTGATGCTGCTGGTAATGGGTGTGCTGGTTGGAACCATCGTGACCTCGATTATTCTGCCTATCTTCAAGATGTCGCGCGCCGTCCACTGA
- a CDS encoding prepilin-type N-terminal cleavage/methylation domain-containing protein, whose amino-acid sequence MKTTFFQRAAAKGFTLIELLIVVIIIAILAAIAIPQFSNTSGDAQEAALDANLNTVRSAIELYRVQHRNSYPTVTSAAPVAASASACTTAGGVAGTGAKDSALAFKEQLTMFSDASGGTCTVAAPTAGITLGPYLRAIPQEQLSNPPTDAVAIVITGVQNPVPANSTTGGYQFDNRGGQFVKNSNAMGRRGQEYYKY is encoded by the coding sequence ATGAAAACTACTTTCTTCCAGCGCGCCGCCGCCAAGGGCTTTACCCTGATCGAACTGTTGATCGTCGTGATCATCATTGCGATCCTGGCCGCGATCGCGATTCCACAATTTTCCAATACCTCGGGCGACGCACAGGAAGCTGCACTCGACGCCAATCTGAACACCGTGCGCTCGGCCATTGAACTGTACCGCGTGCAACACCGCAATTCCTATCCGACGGTGACGTCCGCCGCGCCGGTTGCTGCCTCGGCGTCCGCGTGCACTACCGCTGGCGGCGTCGCCGGCACGGGGGCAAAAGACAGTGCATTGGCATTTAAAGAACAATTGACCATGTTCTCGGACGCCAGTGGCGGCACCTGCACCGTCGCCGCACCAACAGCGGGCATCACGCTTGGGCCTTACCTGCGCGCGATCCCACAAGAGCAGCTGTCGAATCCGCCAACCGATGCGGTGGCTATCGTGATTACCGGCGTGCAGAATCCAGTTCCGGCAAATAGCACCACCGGCGGCTACCAGTTCGACAACCGCGGCGGCCAGTTCGTCAAGAACAGCAATGCCATGGGTCGCCGTGGCCAGGAATACTACAAGTACTGA
- a CDS encoding Tfp pilus assembly protein FimT/FimU — translation MYRPAAPHAGGTLLEMVIVIAVLAIVMTIARPRAEAISPAVAEAAASEVASAMRFARHEAMRTRAYHAVSFDTQQHSLRIYRLTTLLLAVEDTSQPVMYPVDKRAYRIAFGDNPNARVTIMGASFRYKDGATRKYACFGPDGRPADVHGLLLKDAEPLEQDGQVTIKHGNLERTVRLDFVTGRVSL, via the coding sequence ATGTATCGTCCTGCTGCGCCGCACGCTGGCGGGACCTTGCTTGAGATGGTCATTGTCATTGCCGTGCTGGCCATTGTCATGACCATCGCCCGTCCCCGGGCCGAAGCGATCAGTCCGGCAGTTGCCGAGGCGGCCGCTTCCGAAGTCGCCTCGGCCATGCGCTTTGCCCGGCACGAGGCCATGCGCACGCGGGCCTACCACGCCGTCAGTTTCGATACGCAGCAACATAGCCTGCGCATCTATCGCCTGACCACCCTCCTACTTGCTGTCGAAGACACCAGTCAGCCCGTCATGTACCCCGTGGACAAGCGTGCCTACCGAATTGCATTCGGCGACAATCCGAATGCGCGGGTCACCATTATGGGCGCCTCGTTCCGGTACAAGGATGGCGCAACCAGGAAATACGCGTGTTTCGGTCCGGACGGCCGGCCGGCCGACGTGCATGGCCTGTTGCTCAAGGATGCAGAACCGCTGGAGCAGGACGGGCAGGTCACCATCAAGCATGGCAATCTCGAGCGTACCGTGCGGCTTGATTTCGTGACCGGCCGGGTGAGCCTGTGA